One region of Lytechinus pictus isolate F3 Inbred chromosome 8, Lp3.0, whole genome shotgun sequence genomic DNA includes:
- the LOC129266255 gene encoding cyclin-dependent kinases regulatory subunit-like, with the protein MPTSVMQRLISYSDKYEDDQFEYRHVVLPTELVKQVPKLHLMTETEWRNLGVQQSPGWVHYMIHNPEPHILLFRRPKP; encoded by the exons atGCCAACTTCTGTGATGCAGCGATTGATCTCCTACTCAGACAAGTATGAAGATGATCAATTTGAATATAG ACATGTTGTCCTGCCGACAGAGCTTGTGAAACAGGTCCCCAAGCTACACCTGATGACGGAGACGGAATGGAGGAATCTAGGAGTCCAGCAAAGCCCTGGATGGGTTCATTATATGATACATAACCCAG AGCCACACATCTTACTATTCAGGAGACCGAAGCCTTGA